The segment TGGACGTCAAGTACGTGTTCCAGGAAGGCGACCTCAAAGACCTCTCGGTGCTGGTCCGTTACGCCACGCACCGCGGCGGCCAAGGCTACGCCTCGATCGATGGCAACAGCAACAACGACGAAGTGCGCGTCATCGTCGACTACCCTCTGAACGTGTTCTGACAGCCTGGTACAGACACTGGCTAATCCGTGCGGCAGGGCGATCTCTGCCGCGCTGTGATTCCGTCGGGCGAACTTGTCCGACAATCACCTCTTGCCTAGAATGTCGCCGCCGCAAATGGCCCCCAGCAGTCGCGACCATGCCTACCTCACCGTTACGCCTTGCCTCTTCCCGGTCGCACCCTGAACTGGCTCTCGTGCTGGGCAGTTGCCTGGCCGTGCTCGCCATCGTGGCCATCGTCAGCTACTTGCTGATGCGCGAGCGTGAGAGCGTGGAGCAATCGGCCGTACGCTCGGCCAACAACATCGTGCAATTGATCGAAAGTGACATCCTGCGCAATGTCGAGCTTTATGATCAGGCCCTTCAAGGGTTGATCTGGGCGGTAGGCCGCAAGGAGCTGCCCTCGGTACCCGGCCCCCTGCGCCAACGGCTGCTGTTCGATGATACCTTCGCCGACCGCAAGCGCGGGGACGTACTGTGGCTGAACAGCAATGGTGACGTGGTAGGTGATTCGACCAGCAGCGTACCGCGCAAGGCCAACTTCCGGGACACGGGCGTGTTCCAGACCCACTTGCACAACCCAAACACCGCCCTGCTGGTGGGGCCGCCGTTCAAGGCCCGGTTGGGCGACCTGGACTGGTGCATCAGCTTCAGCCGGCGCATCACCGACCCGAACGGCAATTTCGCCGGGATTGCGGCTGGCGCACTGCGCCTTGGCTATGTCACCGATCTGTTCAAACGCCTGGATATCGGTGCCAACAGCAGCGTGAACCTGTTCAACGTCGAAGGCCAGCTACTGGCCCGCCAACCCATGGGCCCGTCCGACCCATCTGTGGGCAGCCAGTACGCCGGCAAGCCCAATTTCCAGCGAATACTCGGGCAACAAAGTGGCAGCTTCGTCGCGGCCTCAGCCGGGGATAACAGCGAGCACATGTATACCTTTGCACGGGTGGGCGACCTGCCGCTGATCGTGCTGGTGGTGCATGCCACCGACGAGGTGTTCGCGTCCTGGCGCCGCACGGCGCTGCTGGTCAGCGTCGCCACCGGGCTGCTGTGTGCAGGGATCATCTGGTTGACCTGGCTGCTCGGCCGGGAGCTGCATCGCCGTTACCAGGCTGAACAGCGCCTGGCGTCCTTGGCCGCGACCGACAGCCTGACCGGCCTGGCCAATCGCCGGCACCTGGATCAAATGCTGCGCCATGAATGGGCACGTGCCCAGCGTACCCGCCAGCCACTGACGGTGCTGATGGTCGATGTGGACCATTTCAAGGCGTTCAATCAGCGCCACGGCCATGCGGGCGGTGATCACGCACTGCGCGAGGTGGCCAAGGCCATCGAGGCCTGCATCCGTCGGCCGGCCGATCTGGCTGCTCGGTATGGCGGGGAGGAATTTCAGGTGGTACTGCCAGAAACCGACGCGCAAGGTGCACGGCTGCTGGCAGAACGGATATGCCGTAGCGTCGAGCGACTCGCTCCTTTCGGTAACGATACCCAGCCGGTCACGGTGAGCATCGGCATTGGCAGCTTCAACGCAAACACCCAGCAGGGCCTAGCAGCCATGCTGGGTGGTGCGGATGAAGCGCTCTACCGGGCCAAGGCCAAGGGCCGCAACCGGGTAGAAGGCCCGGTCACTTAAGAGCGGGCGCGGGCCGAATCACGCAGCGCCTTTACTTGGTCATGGTTGCGCTGTACGCCTTGCAGCTGTTTCTCGACCAGGGTGTAGGTGGAGTCTGTTGCACTACGACCCAGCTTCACCAGTTTCTCACGGGCCTCTTTGTAGGCCTTCAGCGCATGATCCTCACCGCGCTCGACTTCGTTGAGCACTGCCTCTTCGCTCTTACCTGTCAGCATGGACTTGAAGTTCACCCATCCCCGATGGATATCAGCTGTAATGCTGGTAGATGTCTCTGGATCCCCGCCAAGCCTACGTACTTCGCTTTGCAGTTCGGCAGCAGCATTCGCGCACTCGCCAGCACGTTGAACGAAGAACGCTTTCAGTTCAGGATTCTTGACATCATCGGCCGATTCACGGAAACCCTTTTCGCCGTCTTTGCTGTACTCGATCAGGTCGTTCAATACGTTGATAACGTCTTTGTTAACGTCACTCATGGCAAAACTCCTTGGCAGGTGATAGTCATCTGGATAGGAGCAGTGATCGTGCCAAATTGAGCAATCTTATAAAATGCATATATTTCAATGACTTAGCCAAATCAAATATTATTTGGAAAGCAGCATTCTGCATGATTACGCTTGGGTACTCGTGCAGATTGCCGTATGGTCGGCATTTTCACGTTCAGATCTGAAAAATGTTCAACCAGCAAAGTCTTGAACTGTTAGTGACTCGCAGTATGCCGTTTGGCAAATACCAAGGTCGGATCATTGCCGACCTGCCGGGCGATTACCTGGCGTGGTTTGCGCGCAAGGGCTTTCCAACAGGGGAGCTAGGGGAGTTGCTGGCCTTGATGCATGAAGTCGACCATAACGGTCTGAGTGACCTGCTGGTGCCATTGCGGCGCAAGCATGGGTGTTGAGCGGGTTCGCCGACCGTGCCGGTAAACGGCACTGTGCCAGGCTGACGCCGCCCCTTAAGAGCGGCATCCGTAGCCGAAAAGGCTTGCCGTTAAGCACCTCTATCCCTTGGCCGGCGCCACCATCAGCTCGACGTTTTCGTTCTTCTTGATCAGCGCATACACCACCGCCGTCAACAAGCTACCTGCGACAATCGCCAACAGGTACAACGCGGCATGGTTGATGGCGTTCGGGATCAACAGGACGAACAGTCCGCCATGGGGCGCCATGAGTTTGCAACCAAAGTACATGGACAAGGCCCCGGTCAGCGCGCCCCCTGCCAGGCTCGCCGGAATCACTCGCAGCGGATCCTTGGCGGCGAATGGGATGGCCCCTTCGGAAATGAAGCACAGCCCCAGTGCCAAGGCCGCCTTCCCCGCCTCCCGCTCGCTCTGGGCAAACTTGCGCCTGGCCAGGAACGTGGCCAAGCCCAGGCCAATCGGCGGTACCATGCCGGCGGCCATGGTGGCAGCCATCGGGGCATAGCTCGAAGACGCCAGCAACCCTACCGAGAACGCATAAGCGGCCTTGTTGATCGGTCCGCCGAGGTCGACGCACATCATGCCACCAAGCAGCAGCCCCAGCAGGATCGCGTTGGTGGTGCCCATGCTGTCGAGAAACCGCGTAAGGCCTTCGAGCATGGCCGCCACCGGCTGCCCCACCACATAGATCATCACCAGACCGGTGAACAGGCTGGCCAGCAAGGGAATGATCAGGATCGGCTTGAGCGCCTCCAGACTGGTGGGCAGCTTCGCCCAGCGGGCAATGGCTTTGGCGCTGTAGCCGGCCAGAAAGCCCGCCACGATGCCGCCGATGAAGCCGGCACCCAGGGTGCTGGCCAGCAGCCCGCCGATCATGCCTGGGGCCAACCCTGGCCGATCGGCGATGGACCAGGCGATATAGCCGGCCAGCAGTGGCACCATCAGCTTGAAGGCCGCTTCACCGCCGATCTGCATCAGCGCAGCCGGTAGCGTCCCCGCTTGCTTGTAGGCTTCGATACCGAACACGAACGACAAGGCAATCAGCAGGCCCCCGGCCACGACCATGGGCAGCATGAACGAGACACCGGTCAGCAGGTGCTTGTAGACGCCGGTTTTTTCGCCCTTGCTGGCGGCAGCGCTGGCCGAAGCAGTCCCACCCTCCTCCACCTTGGCTTCGGCCAGCGCCTTGTCCAGGGTGGCGCGGGCCTGCTTGAGCGCAATGCCAGTGCCGCAGCGGTAGATGCGCTTGCCCGCAAAGCGCGCTGCGGGCACCTCGATGTCAGCGGCCAGCAGCACCACGTCGGCAGCTGCGATGGCTTGGGCCGAAAGCGGGTTGCGTGCCCCGACCGAGCCCTGGGTTTCAACGGTGAGCTGGTAGCCCATCTGTTGCGCGGCCTGTTGCAGGGCTTCGGCCGCCATGAAGGTATGGGCGACGCCAGTCGGGCACGCAGTGACTGCAACGATGCGCACTTCCTCGCGGGTGTCGACATCGGGGGCTACGGCCATCAGCGGCTGCGCATTGGCAGCTGCTTCGTCGAGAAAACCTTCGCGGTCAGCCAAAGCCTGGGACGGCGTGCTCTGGTACACACGCTTGCCTACAAAGCGGGTAAGGTCCACCGGGCCGGTGCTGACCACCAGCACCCAGTCGGCGTCGGCGATCTGCGCTGCGTCGAGCTGTCGTTCGGGATGCTCGGCATCCTGCACCTCGACCTGGGTGGTCCAGCCACGGCGCTGGGCCGCAGCCGCCAGCAGACGTGCGCTGAGCACGCTCGATACCTGGCCATTGGGGCAGGCAGTGAGAATGACAATGTTCATTGGCAACCCTCTTGTTGTTCTGTCAGGCTCACAGCGGCTTGCAGGCGGGCCAACTGGTCATGGTCGTTGATGCCGAAACCCACCTGGGTGACGGCCTGTGCGGCGATGGCGGTGGCACGGGCCAAGGTGCGCGATGCGGCTTCACCCTGCAACAGCCCGTGGACCATGCCGGCCACGAGGGAGTCCCCAGCACCGACCGTGCTGGCCACCTTCACCTTGGGCGGTACCGCCGCCAGGGTGAAATCATGGGCGAACCAGCGTACCCCGTGCTCGCCGGCCGAAACCACCACGTGCTCGACGCCCTCATCCAGTAGCTGTCGGGCGGCCAGTCGCTGTTGATCGGCATCGTCCACGGGCGTGCCCAGGGCTTCGCCCAACTCTTCGGTATTGGGCTTGACCAGCCAGGGCAGGCTTTGCAGACCGACGCGCAGCGCCTGGCCGCTGGTGTCCAGCGCCACTTTCAAGCCCATGGCCTTGAGCTCATCGAGCAAATCACCAAACCATTGAGGGCTAATCCCGCGTGGCAGGCTCCCGGCAACGACCACGGCGTCATGCCCCGGTGCTTCCTGGCGCAACAGGCGCAGCAAGGCATCGCGGGCGGCCGCGTCCACTTCCGGACCCAGGCCATTGATGTCGGTGACGCGGCCATCGGCCTCGACCAGCTTGAGGTTGCTGCGGGTTTCCCCAGGCACGCGCACGAAGCAATCGCAGAAGCCGCGCCAGTCGATCAGCGCTTCGAACGCCTGCAGGTTGTCCTGCCCAAGAAAACCACTGACGGTCACGGTATGGCCCAGGTCGGCCAGCACCTGGGCGACGTTCAAGCCCTTGCCAGCTGCGTGGCTGTGCTGGGCCTGGCTGCGGTTGACGTGACCGGGGCGCAGGCTGTCGAGCCCGATGGTGATGTCCACGGCAGGGTTGAGGGTCAGGGTAAGGATCTTGGCCATTCAATAACGCTCCACCAGCGCGCGAACCGCGGCGGCACTGTCTTGTTGCAAGGCCTCGCGCGCCAAAGCGCGGGCTGTACGGGAATCGGCCTGGCGCACCAGAGCCTTGACTTCGGCGACGCTGCGCGACGCCACGCTCAGCTCGTCCACTTCAAGCCCCAGCAGCACCGCGACGGCCTGCGGGTCAGCCGCCAGTTCGCCGCAAACCCCCACCCACTTGCCATGGGCGTGGGCGGCGCGCACTGTCATGTCGATCAGGCTGAGGACCGCAGGATGCAGCCCATCGGCCTGGACGGACAGGCTGGGGTGGCCACGGTCGATGGCCAGGGTGTATTGGGTCAGGTCATTGGTGCCGATGCTGAAGAAGTCCACCTCGCGCGCCAGTTGTGGCGCTAACAAGGCTGCCGAGGGCACCTCGACCATGATGCCCACCTGCAGGTCTGCCACGGGAATCTCCATACGCAGGCGCTCGACCATCGCACGTGCCTCGCGCCACTCGTGCATCTGCCCGACCATAGGGAACATGATGCGCAAAGGGCGTTGATCGGCGGCGCGCAGCAGAGCACGCAGCTGGTCTTCCATCACCTGCGGGCGCTGCAGGGTCAGGCGCACGCCGCGCACGCCGAGGAAGGGGTTTTCTTCCGCGGCGATCGGCCAGTAGGGCAGCGGCTTGTCACCGCCCACGTCCAGGGTACGCACCACCAGCGGGCGCCCGTCCAGGCCATCGAGCACGCGCCGGTACTCGGCCTCTTGGGTGGCCACATCTGGCGCCTGGGAATGGGCCATGAAGATCAGCTCGGTGCGCAACAGGCCGACGCCTTCGGCCCCCTGCTCCACCACTTTGGCGATACCGCTGCTTTCACCGATGTTGGCGAACACTTCGATGGCATGGCCATCACGGGTCACGGCCGGGTCGAAACGGTTGGCCCACGCGGCTTGCAAGCGCTGCTCGCGCAGGTCGCGCTCAGCCAAGGCACGCTGCAGCTCATCGGCTGGCGGCGCGACGTTGACCACTCCGCGCTGGCCGTCGAGCAGCAGCGGCGTGCCGTTTTCCACTAGCAGCACGCTGGCGCCGGCTCCGACCACGGCAGGGATACCCAGCGCCCGGGCGACAATGGCGCTGTGCGCGGTGGCGCCACCCTGGGCCGTGACGATCCCGGCAACCCGCGCCGGGTCGAGCCTGGCGACATCG is part of the Pseudomonas parafulva genome and harbors:
- a CDS encoding DUF3820 family protein, producing the protein MFNQQSLELLVTRSMPFGKYQGRIIADLPGDYLAWFARKGFPTGELGELLALMHEVDHNGLSDLLVPLRRKHGC
- a CDS encoding PTS fructose-like transporter subunit IIB; the encoded protein is MNIVILTACPNGQVSSVLSARLLAAAAQRRGWTTQVEVQDAEHPERQLDAAQIADADWVLVVSTGPVDLTRFVGKRVYQSTPSQALADREGFLDEAAANAQPLMAVAPDVDTREEVRIVAVTACPTGVAHTFMAAEALQQAAQQMGYQLTVETQGSVGARNPLSAQAIAAADVVLLAADIEVPAARFAGKRIYRCGTGIALKQARATLDKALAEAKVEEGGTASASAAASKGEKTGVYKHLLTGVSFMLPMVVAGGLLIALSFVFGIEAYKQAGTLPAALMQIGGEAAFKLMVPLLAGYIAWSIADRPGLAPGMIGGLLASTLGAGFIGGIVAGFLAGYSAKAIARWAKLPTSLEALKPILIIPLLASLFTGLVMIYVVGQPVAAMLEGLTRFLDSMGTTNAILLGLLLGGMMCVDLGGPINKAAYAFSVGLLASSSYAPMAATMAAGMVPPIGLGLATFLARRKFAQSEREAGKAALALGLCFISEGAIPFAAKDPLRVIPASLAGGALTGALSMYFGCKLMAPHGGLFVLLIPNAINHAALYLLAIVAGSLLTAVVYALIKKNENVELMVAPAKG
- the pfkB gene encoding 1-phosphofructokinase, with the protein product MAKILTLTLNPAVDITIGLDSLRPGHVNRSQAQHSHAAGKGLNVAQVLADLGHTVTVSGFLGQDNLQAFEALIDWRGFCDCFVRVPGETRSNLKLVEADGRVTDINGLGPEVDAAARDALLRLLRQEAPGHDAVVVAGSLPRGISPQWFGDLLDELKAMGLKVALDTSGQALRVGLQSLPWLVKPNTEELGEALGTPVDDADQQRLAARQLLDEGVEHVVVSAGEHGVRWFAHDFTLAAVPPKVKVASTVGAGDSLVAGMVHGLLQGEAASRTLARATAIAAQAVTQVGFGINDHDQLARLQAAVSLTEQQEGCQ
- a CDS encoding diguanylate cyclase domain-containing protein, with protein sequence MPTSPLRLASSRSHPELALVLGSCLAVLAIVAIVSYLLMRERESVEQSAVRSANNIVQLIESDILRNVELYDQALQGLIWAVGRKELPSVPGPLRQRLLFDDTFADRKRGDVLWLNSNGDVVGDSTSSVPRKANFRDTGVFQTHLHNPNTALLVGPPFKARLGDLDWCISFSRRITDPNGNFAGIAAGALRLGYVTDLFKRLDIGANSSVNLFNVEGQLLARQPMGPSDPSVGSQYAGKPNFQRILGQQSGSFVAASAGDNSEHMYTFARVGDLPLIVLVVHATDEVFASWRRTALLVSVATGLLCAGIIWLTWLLGRELHRRYQAEQRLASLAATDSLTGLANRRHLDQMLRHEWARAQRTRQPLTVLMVDVDHFKAFNQRHGHAGGDHALREVAKAIEACIRRPADLAARYGGEEFQVVLPETDAQGARLLAERICRSVERLAPFGNDTQPVTVSIGIGSFNANTQQGLAAMLGGADEALYRAKAKGRNRVEGPVT
- a CDS encoding ferritin-like domain-containing protein, with protein sequence MSDVNKDVINVLNDLIEYSKDGEKGFRESADDVKNPELKAFFVQRAGECANAAAELQSEVRRLGGDPETSTSITADIHRGWVNFKSMLTGKSEEAVLNEVERGEDHALKAYKEAREKLVKLGRSATDSTYTLVEKQLQGVQRNHDQVKALRDSARARS